In Paenibacillus sp. BIC5C1, a genomic segment contains:
- a CDS encoding arylamine N-acetyltransferase family protein — protein MNVTLNPSEIQAYLKRIGIHDIKEPTLAFLSEIQQAHVHYLSWQTVDIFAGQPAGIDLQESIQLILQGRSGYCFHLNGAFSVLLRSLGFTVHWHRAGVQPYGEQPRVNSFHLGLSVSLPDADPNVERWIVDVGLGGMPFEPLPLRYGTYGSAPFTYTLMPSSVAPGGWRLEYEPNGPSEGVDFAPEELTSLEEFIPKHEFYSQSADSPWYNAFLLRQRHALQSSELRGCMLRTHDRDGIRKMEIQTYTEWKDVLAEKFYEPLLNYTELERKEMWERVQAAHEEWKRTQQV, from the coding sequence ATGAATGTTACATTGAATCCATCTGAAATACAGGCCTATCTGAAACGGATAGGCATTCATGATATCAAAGAACCCACACTGGCATTCCTATCTGAAATCCAGCAGGCACATGTGCATTATCTATCCTGGCAAACGGTCGATATTTTTGCAGGTCAGCCTGCGGGCATTGATCTTCAAGAATCGATCCAGCTTATATTGCAGGGCCGCAGTGGTTACTGTTTTCATCTAAATGGGGCTTTCAGCGTTCTGCTTCGTTCTCTGGGATTTACGGTGCATTGGCATCGTGCCGGGGTTCAGCCATACGGAGAGCAGCCACGTGTGAACTCGTTCCATCTCGGTCTGTCCGTCTCTTTGCCAGATGCAGACCCGAATGTGGAACGTTGGATTGTGGACGTCGGTCTGGGCGGCATGCCCTTTGAACCGCTTCCCCTTCGTTATGGAACCTACGGATCGGCCCCGTTTACGTATACATTAATGCCTTCATCCGTTGCTCCTGGCGGATGGAGACTTGAATATGAGCCGAACGGGCCAAGTGAGGGTGTCGACTTCGCTCCCGAAGAGCTTACCAGCCTGGAAGAGTTCATTCCCAAGCATGAATTCTACAGCCAGTCAGCCGATTCGCCTTGGTATAACGCATTTTTGCTCCGTCAAAGGCATGCTCTCCAAAGCAGCGAACTACGTGGATGTATGCTCCGGACGCATGACCGCGATGGTATTCGCAAAATGGAGATTCAAACCTACACTGAGTGGAAAGACGTATTGGCTGAGAAGTTCTATGAACCGTTGTTGAATTACACAGAACTTGAACGTAAAGAAATGTGGGAACGGGTACAAGCTGC